A window of Rosa rugosa chromosome 7, drRosRugo1.1, whole genome shotgun sequence genomic DNA:
ttgGCAAAGGGGTTGAGCAAGAGGTCCACTTCTTTTTTGAGAATCTTGTGGGCAAATGCAGCATATGCTTTTGTGTGTATCATAAGGGGGACGCCTGCAAGACTGAAATCACTGCGTCAGTAGTCATGGCGGCTCCTACACCGGCGGCAAGGAAACTAGAGCTCAATGGTCcctttttagggtttcaggCAAATCAGTTCAAGGATGGATTGTTTCACTTCCAAGGGCTTACCACCCTCATTCTTCCACCGGTGGGAAGATCTCTTTTTGGAGGTGCTGAGCCAAGTAAGGTACGTAAACCTATTGTTCTTCGTCATGCAGAATAACCACAAGCTAATGAAGATAATGCATTGGCCTTGGTACCGGTTGACACTGACCAGCCTACCAAGAGAGATCGGCCCTTCCCATCTCCAAAAAAGCTGCAATTCTTGATGTCTGATTTACTAGAGGGCAAAACAAGCCTTATTGCTCCCTCCAAGAAGGTAAAAATGCCTGAATTCCCTACTAAATTCAATGCCAAATCTTTGGGATTAGTGGAGACAGCAGGTGGTATGCTTGTGCCTGCAGAAGTCATGATGCCTAAACCTTTCCAAGTTGAACTGCCTGggggaaagaagaagagaggtagGCCATTGGGAGCCAAGAATAAAAATCCTCCCAAAGCAAAACAGGTTCCAGCTGAAGATGTCCTGAGTGTTCTGTATTCAGGTAAGCCTCCAAGCCCTAGTCTAAAGGGCAAGGAGAAGATATAGGGTTTTTCTTTATGTttagcctataaactatgtaaaTGTCTGGCAtagttataggctcacttttaaTAAGTGGGCGATAAGTTCTAATATAGAatgtctatcctatgtaccacggtggctcctccacgaagtcttgtctggccattgttatgtgtcagcggatgagtatgtaatggccttcttggcatacgctattatcaatggaattaccatttattcacaaaaaaaaaaaaaacactttgtAGATAGtattttaaaatataatttatttagCATCACTCTTGTCACACCAAACAATTTGGAGGTATGAAATTGAAAAAGGCCGGTACTTTAAATATTTGAGTGGAGTGGCTGCAGGCCGACTTTGGTGAGCATTAATTTAAGACGCTCAGAGATAACTAGCTAATCATCTGTTATTTCTGAAACTCTCCAGCAGGAACAAACTATTGGGAACCATGAAGCTAGCAAAAATATATGATGTATTGACAGTACATTGATAAAATAATGACCaagtaatttgaattttttcttttcttcccaatgccgtaaacaaaaaaaattgcgaTTTCTTGACCAAAAGACTAATTTGTACTTGGTTAACTATGTAAATTATCCTCTGAAATTTGGGTGGTCATGTCAGCTCAGAGATCAGAAGGAGTTAGCGGGCCACTTTCTTCATCATCTTTCTCTTCAATATTAGTCTCTACCACAGCCAGAGTAAGCTCCTCAGCTCTTCTAGTTTGGTGCTTCCAATCTGTGTGAACCAGTGTGTACACCATCATACACACACAAGAAGCCTGTGCTGATAGTAACCCAAGCCACAGCCCCAAAAACCCAACTTTATATGTAAAAGTTGCAATAATAGCAACTGGCAATCCAATAAGGTAAAATGAATACAAGTTAATTCTCGCTCCAAGCTTAGGTCGTGCAGTACCTGTCAAGACTCCACATGCAGCTGTCTGAGGAGTGTTGCCAAGTTCACATAGCCCCAAGATTGGAAGTGCCGTTGAAATCAGTTCAAGAATTTGTGGTTCATTTGTGAACATAGTCCCCCACACATTCCTCACAGAAGTCATGAAAACAAATGCGAAGAGCCCAAAAGCAAACGCGACAAGAAGACCGATTAGGGCAGCCCATCGGGCTTGGCTGGGTTGCCCCGCCCCCAAGGAATGTCCAACCCTAGTTGACAAGGCGGCACTTAACGAAATTGGAAAGATGTATAACATTCCTGTTGTTTGAATTAGGATACCCATTGCTGCAACACTAGCTTGTGGGTTACTCAAAATGCCACAGAGGAACAACATAATTTCATACCACCACCATTCCAAGCACACTGAAACGCAACTGGGTAGTGCTAAACTTAGCAACGGTCTCCATCCTTGAAACGTAGAGACAATTGTGAGCCCACTCCAAGGTTTCAATGCTCTATTTGAGATAGCTAGATAAATCACCAATCCCACATTCAAATTCCAAGTGTTCCAAGCAAGTCCCAAAGCAACACCTTCCACCCCCAAATTCAAGTAAGAGACTAAAAAATAGTTGATGGGTAAGTGCATGAGGGCCGAGAAACATGCAGCTAAAGTAAGTGGGGCGGTAAGGCCTTGAGTTCTTAAGAAGACTCTCAATGGGTTGAGGTGAGCTTGAGCTAGCAATTCAGGGATTGAGCAAACCATGTAAACCCTAGCAACTCTTGTAATCTGTGGGTCTTGACCTAACCATAGGAAAATTGGCTCAATATTGAGCCACGCGAATGAGATGGGTATGGAAACTAATAGAAGGAGACAAAGGGTTTTCTGGAAGGTTTGGCTGAGAACTGTCCATCTTTGAGCTCCATAAGCTTGGCAACAGATTGGGTCCATACCAGTACATAGCCCTCTGAGGATTGAGATGCCTGTAATATTTCCAAACCCAAGTGCTAATGAGCCTCCGGCCAACTCTGCTTTTCCAAGACGACCTAAGAAGAGCATTGAAATTACAGACCTTGAATATATAAGTAGGGATGTTATCACTATTGGACCTCCAATCTTTATCAGCGACCGTAA
This region includes:
- the LOC133723627 gene encoding protein DETOXIFICATION 53; the encoded protein is MCLPGTESRGIINGHDPLIPKLDGGGDYNNEEEYMTMRSDRSEGGRSSSTSFIQNLRQRLQQQLPTNGLLGRLPLTEIGEELRSLIKIGGPIVITSLLIYSRSVISMLFLGRLGKAELAGGSLALGFGNITGISILRGLCTGMDPICCQAYGAQRWTVLSQTFQKTLCLLLLVSIPISFAWLNIEPIFLWLGQDPQITRVARVYMVCSIPELLAQAHLNPLRVFLRTQGLTAPLTLAACFSALMHLPINYFLVSYLNLGVEGVALGLAWNTWNLNVGLVIYLAISNRALKPWSGLTIVSTFQGWRPLLSLALPSCVSVCLEWWWYEIMLFLCGILSNPQASVAAMGILIQTTGMLYIFPISLSAALSTRVGHSLGAGQPSQARWAALIGLLVAFAFGLFAFVFMTSVRNVWGTMFTNEPQILELISTALPILGLCELGNTPQTAACGVLTGTARPKLGARINLYSFYLIGLPVAIIATFTYKVGFLGLWLGLLSAQASCVCMMVYTLVHTDWKHQTRRAEELTLAVVETNIEEKDDEESGPLTPSDL